The Corynebacterium simulans genome contains a region encoding:
- a CDS encoding type I polyketide synthase translates to MHLSSLTPLHRLTGATILFAGQGSAWQKALAQAAAQPQVRTRLVELLESTRTTTAPVARQIASTCPGVFDRLQELIDGEDNVQDADVFPAYSIPGIVLGQIAAVEHLAQLGLRPERALGHSQGSLGVLALHDPQEALSLALVMGTAASASHGSVDARSHMLALRGLTREFVEERLQGDAAIAVVNGRRAFAVSGAPDCLAATRAALEGAVDEYNATLAERTVGGDEIELHATELPVALPFHHPSLHAAAELTEEWAATCGIADHGLAREILVEEHDWLSRIQANIAEKQAQGSEFLLSLDASLTRLSEPLVTGSGSVIVEIATPEQRDALATPGTELPEPLDYRDFAPRLVELPDGRFYTQTRFSDLTGLSPIMLGGMTPTTADGEIVAAAANAGHWTEMAGGGMYSDEVFRAHLKVMEEHLNPGRTAQFNTMFFDRYLWNLQFGQTRIVPKARAAGASFNGVCISAGIPEVEEAGSLLNQLHSDGFPYISFKPGTAQQIRDVLKIAAAYPDDQIIMQVEDGHAGGHHSWVNLDDMLLETYAAIREHNNVVLAVGGGISTPQRAADYLTGKWALRYGQQRLPVDAVFIGTVAMATKEAKATDSVKELLVGTTGISPEDNGGWVGRGTGTNGVASSQSHLLADIHDLDNSFAAASRLITSLSTEDYPAHRAEIIAALNKTSKPYFGDVEKMTYAQWLERFVELADPFVDPTWDDRFFDLLHRVEARLNPVDHGEIDTLFPSIDDVHDAPAALKLLLETYPEAASTSVSPRDAAWWISLHYKHVKPMPWVPAIDGDLKTWFGKDTLWQAQDPRYTADQVRIIPGPVSVAGITRKDEPVAELLARFEAATTQQLRDTNAEPQRLFSRLHAVADAAEFIKASPTLVWHGHLMDNPAFHMNDSAFELRQDETGQWEIVIHADSYWDNLPDKQRPFYVREVTVPVDLPADVATGGSPVVSHERLPDAVFALLRGLAGVGSVAEQGDVIDEMPRIAEGSIDADAPFGRAHYSFHLPASLLEAHTAVTGAGLPVAEKALPVGTPDVLVGPCWPAIYTALGSGLLPDGYPVIEGLLNAVHLDHLVDLRVPLAQLADGRRIDVTSQCTSIEESASGRIVTVELELRNGPDVPEKAGEIVAMQVQRFAIRGRASGTAAPTPAPEWGGGKSSTKVTSTPRSFIDRAVVTAPQDMTPFALVSGDYNPIHTSYNAAQLVALEAPLVHGMWLSATAQHLAARHGQVVGWTYSMYGMVQLNDVIDIVVERVGRKGIHAALEVTCRIDGEVVSRGQALLAQPRTAYIYPGQGIQAEGMGSTDRAASPAAREIWRRADQHTRAALGFSIRHIIDENPTSLRVGEQTFVHPQGVLHLTQFTQVALAVVAYAQTERLRENNAIGSNSMYAGHSLGEYTALASLANIFDLEAVIDIVYSRGSAMGSLVPRDAEGNSEYAMAALRPNMIGVSGDEVDTYVASIAEETGEFLEIVNYNIRGQQYSVAGTKAGLRELVRRANAVKERAAVMVPGIDVPFHSRVLRDGVAAFAEKLDELLPAELDLDALVGRYVPNLVAVPFELTQEFVDTVAPMAPSGKLDGLDASSLEPQALARLLLIELLSWQFASPVRWIETQELLFDEVDQLIEVGLATSSTLTNLAKRSLAVAGRDLPVFNVERDQDQVMLQDVQAAPEPETAPETEEPAVEAASVPAAPATPAAESASAPAEFIPAVPAPAATSAGAAPELTFRAAEAIMVLFAFQNKIRIDQINDSDTIEELTNGVSSRRNQLLMDMSAEIGVPAIDGAADADVASLREKVNAAAPGYAPFGSVLGEAVTARLRQLLGAAGLKPAAVAEYVTGTWGLPESWVAHVEAEILLGSRDEDSVRGGSLNTVASSATSKSAAHELIDAAVQGVANAHGASVSKGAAAGGASGGVVDSAALEAYAETVTGENGVLATVARQVLTQLGHVAEPAEATAPDTEVIEAVEAELGSGWLKSVTPSFDAAHAVLFDDAWATARERLARVALGEIAADDERAQPAAFQGAGATVAEQARWWARSGNTAVDSAHFEQIAAAAESTKRGAYADDVALVTGAAPGSIATALVERLLAGGATVIMTASRVTQSRKEFARRLYAEHGRQGSALWLVPANLTSFRDVDSLVEWIGSEQRESVGNEVKILKPALTPTLAFPFAAPSVSGSLADAGSSTESQARLLLWSVERLIGGLSDLAVKAPSPTRCHVVLPGSPNRGTFGGDGAYGEVKAALDAILAKWNVEAGWPAGVTLAQAKIGWVAGTHLMGGNDVLVPAAQKAGIHVWSPEEISSKLLDLASAESRARATERPIEADLTGGLEGFSLTSLEVEKPAAQSAAESAVKNTTARIKALPSPARPVQPQLAEELGDITTDLDDMVVIAGIGEVSSWGSGRTRFEAEYGLQRDGSCELTAAGVIELAWMTGLIAWHEEPTPGWFVGETDEQIAEEDIYERFRDEVVARAGIRELTDKYHLVDRGSIDLTTVFLDRDITFTVDSEATARDIAEADPEFTSIREADGEWEVTRHKGATAKVPRKATLTRTVAAQMPDNFDAARWGIPDHMLDSLDRMAVWNLVTAVDAFTQAGFSPAELLQAVHPGQVATTQGTGIGGMESLHKVFVSRFLGEDRPSDILQEALPNVIAAHTMQSLVGGYGSMIHPIGACATAAVSIEEGVDKITLGKADVVVAGGIDDVQVESLQGFGDMNATAQTSAMTAQGIDERFISRANDRRRGGFLEGEGGGTVLLVRGSLAAELGLPVLAVVAHAASYGDGAHTSIPAPGLGALGAGRGRENSRLARSLRGLGLSPNDVTVLSKHDTSTNANDPNESELHSILWPAIGRDADQPMFVISQKTLTGHSKAGAALFQTGGLIDVFRTGRIPANVSLDCVDPLIAPKAKNLVWLRSPLDLAAAGRSVKAAALTSLGFGHVGALIVYAHPGVFEKAVAKQRGTDAAAAWRERAEQRLAAGHARFEAGMLGRAPLFEVIDGRRLPHADAKVMIDGYGLVDADKAAEISMLLDADARLGSNGEFPSV, encoded by the coding sequence ATGCATTTGTCATCCCTGACGCCACTTCACCGCCTAACTGGCGCCACCATCCTCTTCGCCGGCCAGGGTTCTGCCTGGCAGAAGGCACTCGCACAGGCCGCCGCGCAGCCACAGGTTCGCACCCGCCTGGTCGAGCTCCTCGAATCCACCCGCACCACCACCGCCCCAGTCGCGCGCCAAATCGCGTCAACCTGCCCCGGCGTCTTCGACCGCCTGCAGGAACTTATAGACGGCGAGGACAACGTCCAGGACGCAGACGTCTTCCCCGCCTATTCCATCCCGGGAATCGTGCTCGGGCAGATCGCCGCAGTGGAGCATCTCGCGCAGCTGGGCCTGCGTCCGGAAAGAGCACTCGGCCACTCCCAAGGCTCCCTCGGAGTGCTGGCGCTGCACGACCCGCAGGAGGCGCTGAGCTTGGCACTAGTGATGGGAACGGCGGCGTCGGCAAGCCACGGCAGCGTCGACGCCCGCTCGCACATGCTGGCGCTGCGCGGACTCACGCGCGAGTTCGTGGAGGAACGTCTCCAAGGCGATGCCGCCATAGCCGTGGTCAACGGCCGCCGGGCCTTCGCAGTATCCGGCGCCCCGGACTGCCTCGCCGCCACGCGCGCCGCCCTGGAAGGCGCAGTGGATGAATACAACGCCACTCTCGCAGAGCGGACCGTAGGCGGCGACGAGATCGAGCTCCACGCCACCGAGCTTCCAGTAGCCCTTCCCTTCCACCATCCCAGCCTTCACGCCGCCGCCGAGCTCACCGAAGAATGGGCAGCTACCTGCGGAATCGCAGACCACGGCCTGGCACGCGAAATCCTCGTCGAAGAACACGATTGGCTGAGCCGTATCCAGGCAAACATCGCTGAAAAGCAAGCACAAGGCTCGGAGTTTTTGCTCAGCCTCGACGCTTCCCTAACGCGCCTGAGCGAGCCGCTGGTCACCGGCAGCGGCAGCGTCATCGTAGAGATTGCTACGCCCGAGCAACGCGACGCCCTGGCCACACCGGGCACGGAGCTGCCCGAGCCGCTTGATTACCGCGACTTCGCGCCCCGCCTGGTGGAGCTTCCCGATGGCCGTTTCTATACCCAAACCCGATTCTCCGATCTCACGGGTCTCTCGCCCATCATGCTGGGCGGCATGACACCAACGACCGCCGACGGCGAGATCGTGGCCGCCGCCGCAAACGCCGGCCACTGGACCGAGATGGCCGGCGGCGGAATGTACTCCGACGAGGTCTTCCGCGCTCACCTTAAAGTGATGGAAGAACACTTGAACCCAGGCCGCACGGCGCAGTTCAACACCATGTTCTTCGACCGCTACCTGTGGAACCTGCAATTCGGCCAAACCCGCATCGTGCCCAAGGCGCGTGCGGCCGGCGCTTCCTTCAACGGCGTGTGCATTTCTGCCGGCATCCCAGAAGTCGAGGAAGCAGGCTCGCTACTGAACCAGCTCCACAGCGATGGCTTCCCCTATATCTCCTTCAAGCCCGGCACCGCCCAGCAAATTCGCGACGTCCTCAAGATCGCTGCCGCCTACCCGGATGACCAGATCATCATGCAGGTCGAGGACGGCCACGCAGGCGGCCACCACTCCTGGGTCAACCTCGATGACATGCTGCTCGAAACGTACGCCGCAATCCGTGAGCACAACAACGTAGTGCTCGCAGTGGGCGGAGGCATCTCTACTCCACAGCGCGCCGCCGACTATCTCACCGGCAAGTGGGCACTGCGCTACGGTCAGCAGCGCCTGCCTGTCGACGCCGTCTTCATCGGCACCGTCGCCATGGCCACCAAGGAGGCTAAGGCCACCGATTCGGTCAAGGAGCTACTGGTAGGCACCACCGGCATTTCGCCAGAAGACAACGGCGGCTGGGTCGGCCGCGGCACCGGCACCAATGGCGTGGCCTCCTCCCAATCCCACCTGTTGGCCGATATCCACGACCTCGACAACTCCTTCGCCGCGGCCTCGCGCCTTATCACTTCCTTGTCCACCGAGGACTACCCCGCCCACCGCGCAGAAATCATCGCCGCACTTAACAAAACCTCGAAGCCTTACTTCGGCGACGTCGAGAAGATGACCTACGCCCAGTGGCTGGAGCGCTTCGTCGAGCTCGCCGACCCCTTCGTCGATCCCACCTGGGATGACCGCTTCTTCGACCTTCTCCATCGCGTGGAAGCACGCCTCAACCCGGTGGATCACGGTGAGATCGACACTCTTTTCCCAAGCATCGATGACGTCCACGATGCCCCTGCCGCTTTAAAGCTTTTGCTGGAAACCTACCCGGAGGCGGCGTCGACAAGCGTGTCCCCACGGGACGCCGCCTGGTGGATCTCGCTGCACTACAAGCATGTAAAACCCATGCCGTGGGTGCCTGCCATCGACGGCGATCTCAAGACGTGGTTTGGCAAAGACACGCTGTGGCAGGCGCAGGACCCGCGCTACACCGCCGACCAAGTGCGCATCATCCCCGGCCCCGTGTCGGTTGCCGGAATCACGCGCAAGGATGAGCCCGTGGCGGAGCTGCTCGCGCGCTTCGAGGCGGCCACCACCCAACAGTTGCGCGATACAAACGCCGAGCCGCAACGCCTCTTCTCCCGCTTGCACGCGGTTGCTGACGCCGCGGAATTCATCAAGGCTTCCCCCACCCTGGTCTGGCATGGCCACTTGATGGATAACCCGGCCTTCCACATGAATGACTCCGCTTTTGAGCTACGCCAGGATGAGACCGGCCAATGGGAAATTGTTATTCACGCCGACTCCTACTGGGACAATTTGCCGGATAAACAGCGCCCCTTCTACGTCCGCGAGGTCACCGTGCCTGTGGACTTGCCAGCCGATGTGGCCACGGGTGGCTCGCCGGTGGTCTCCCACGAGCGCCTGCCCGATGCCGTCTTCGCGCTCCTGCGCGGCCTCGCCGGCGTGGGCTCGGTGGCCGAGCAAGGCGACGTCATCGACGAGATGCCACGCATCGCAGAAGGCAGCATCGACGCGGATGCGCCTTTCGGCCGCGCGCACTACTCCTTCCACCTGCCGGCTTCTCTGCTGGAGGCGCACACGGCTGTCACCGGCGCTGGCCTGCCCGTAGCGGAGAAAGCGCTGCCGGTGGGCACTCCCGATGTGCTGGTCGGCCCCTGCTGGCCGGCCATCTACACCGCGCTAGGCTCTGGCCTGCTGCCCGATGGCTACCCAGTCATCGAGGGTCTGCTCAACGCCGTGCACCTAGATCACCTCGTGGACCTGCGTGTTCCGCTCGCCCAGCTGGCCGACGGCCGCCGCATCGACGTCACCTCTCAGTGCACCTCCATCGAGGAATCCGCCTCTGGGCGAATCGTGACCGTGGAGCTCGAACTACGCAACGGCCCCGACGTCCCGGAAAAAGCGGGCGAAATCGTCGCTATGCAAGTACAGCGCTTTGCCATCCGTGGGCGCGCGAGCGGCACCGCGGCACCTACGCCGGCTCCGGAGTGGGGCGGCGGCAAATCCTCGACAAAGGTCACCTCCACCCCGCGCTCCTTTATCGACCGCGCGGTAGTCACTGCCCCGCAGGATATGACCCCATTCGCGCTGGTCTCGGGCGATTACAACCCCATCCACACTTCTTATAACGCCGCCCAGCTCGTGGCTCTCGAGGCTCCGCTGGTCCATGGCATGTGGCTTTCTGCCACCGCGCAGCACCTCGCGGCCCGCCACGGCCAGGTGGTGGGCTGGACCTATTCCATGTACGGAATGGTGCAGTTGAACGATGTGATTGACATTGTCGTCGAGCGCGTCGGCCGCAAGGGCATCCACGCCGCGCTCGAAGTCACCTGCCGCATCGACGGCGAAGTAGTCTCCCGCGGGCAGGCGCTGCTTGCACAGCCGCGCACCGCCTACATCTACCCGGGTCAGGGCATTCAAGCAGAGGGTATGGGCAGCACGGACCGCGCCGCTTCCCCGGCCGCGCGGGAGATTTGGCGCCGCGCCGACCAGCACACCCGTGCGGCGCTGGGCTTTAGTATCCGACACATCATCGACGAGAATCCCACGTCCCTGCGCGTCGGCGAGCAGACCTTCGTGCACCCACAGGGTGTTTTGCACCTGACCCAATTCACCCAGGTCGCCCTGGCAGTCGTGGCGTACGCACAGACCGAGCGCTTGCGTGAGAACAACGCCATCGGCTCCAACTCGATGTACGCTGGCCACTCGCTGGGCGAGTACACAGCGCTGGCCTCGCTGGCTAACATCTTTGACCTCGAAGCGGTCATCGACATCGTCTACTCCCGCGGCTCCGCGATGGGCAGCCTCGTTCCACGCGACGCGGAGGGTAACTCCGAATACGCCATGGCCGCACTGCGTCCGAACATGATCGGCGTGAGCGGCGATGAGGTGGACACCTACGTCGCCTCCATTGCGGAAGAAACCGGCGAGTTCCTAGAAATCGTCAACTACAACATCCGCGGTCAGCAGTACTCCGTGGCTGGCACCAAGGCCGGCCTGCGCGAGCTGGTCCGCCGCGCCAACGCTGTCAAGGAACGCGCAGCCGTGATGGTTCCGGGCATCGACGTCCCGTTCCACTCCCGCGTGCTGCGCGATGGCGTGGCCGCGTTTGCGGAGAAGCTCGACGAGCTCCTTCCGGCTGAGCTCGACCTCGACGCGCTGGTCGGCCGCTACGTGCCAAACCTCGTAGCAGTACCGTTCGAGCTGACCCAAGAATTCGTCGACACCGTGGCCCCGATGGCTCCTTCTGGCAAGCTCGACGGCCTCGACGCCTCCTCGCTTGAGCCGCAGGCACTCGCCCGCCTGCTCCTCATCGAGCTGCTGTCCTGGCAGTTCGCCTCCCCGGTGCGCTGGATTGAGACCCAGGAACTGCTCTTCGACGAGGTCGATCAATTAATCGAGGTCGGCCTTGCCACCTCCTCAACCCTGACCAACTTGGCCAAGCGCTCCCTGGCCGTGGCAGGCCGCGACCTGCCCGTATTCAACGTCGAGCGCGACCAAGACCAGGTCATGCTCCAGGACGTCCAGGCAGCACCAGAACCCGAGACCGCCCCAGAGACAGAGGAACCGGCTGTCGAGGCCGCGTCGGTCCCAGCTGCTCCAGCCACCCCAGCCGCTGAATCCGCGTCAGCCCCGGCCGAGTTCATTCCCGCAGTTCCTGCCCCGGCCGCGACTTCCGCAGGTGCCGCCCCCGAGCTCACCTTCCGCGCGGCCGAGGCCATTATGGTGCTCTTCGCGTTCCAGAACAAGATCCGCATCGACCAGATCAACGACTCCGACACCATCGAGGAGCTCACCAACGGCGTTTCCTCGCGCCGCAACCAGCTCCTGATGGACATGTCCGCTGAGATCGGCGTGCCTGCAATCGATGGCGCCGCAGACGCCGACGTCGCTTCGTTGCGCGAAAAGGTCAACGCCGCCGCCCCTGGCTACGCGCCTTTCGGCAGCGTCCTTGGCGAGGCCGTCACCGCACGCCTGCGCCAGCTGCTCGGCGCTGCGGGCCTCAAGCCCGCCGCGGTGGCCGAGTACGTCACCGGCACCTGGGGCCTGCCCGAGTCTTGGGTCGCCCACGTCGAGGCCGAAATCCTGCTCGGCTCCCGCGACGAGGATTCCGTCCGCGGCGGCAGCCTGAACACGGTTGCGTCCAGCGCCACCAGCAAGTCCGCGGCGCACGAGCTTATCGACGCCGCCGTCCAGGGCGTCGCCAATGCGCACGGCGCCAGTGTCTCCAAGGGCGCTGCCGCAGGTGGAGCCTCCGGCGGGGTCGTGGATTCCGCCGCTCTCGAGGCCTACGCCGAGACCGTGACCGGTGAGAACGGCGTGCTCGCCACCGTGGCCCGCCAGGTCCTCACCCAGCTCGGCCACGTCGCCGAGCCTGCCGAGGCCACCGCCCCAGACACCGAGGTCATCGAGGCCGTCGAGGCCGAGCTCGGTTCCGGCTGGCTCAAGTCCGTCACCCCTTCTTTCGACGCGGCACACGCCGTGCTTTTCGACGACGCCTGGGCCACCGCCCGCGAGCGCCTCGCCCGCGTAGCACTCGGTGAGATCGCAGCTGACGACGAGCGCGCGCAGCCTGCCGCCTTCCAGGGCGCCGGCGCCACCGTGGCTGAACAGGCCCGTTGGTGGGCACGCTCGGGGAACACCGCCGTCGACTCTGCCCACTTCGAGCAGATAGCCGCAGCCGCCGAGTCCACCAAACGCGGCGCTTACGCCGACGACGTCGCCCTCGTCACCGGTGCCGCTCCTGGCTCCATCGCCACCGCGCTTGTCGAGCGCCTCCTCGCAGGCGGCGCAACCGTCATCATGACGGCATCGCGAGTGACCCAATCCCGTAAGGAATTCGCCCGCCGCCTCTACGCCGAGCACGGCCGCCAGGGATCTGCCCTGTGGTTGGTTCCGGCCAACCTCACCAGCTTCCGCGACGTGGACTCCCTGGTGGAGTGGATCGGTTCCGAGCAGCGCGAATCCGTGGGCAACGAGGTGAAGATTCTCAAGCCAGCGCTCACCCCAACCTTGGCATTCCCATTCGCGGCACCGTCTGTTTCCGGCTCGCTTGCAGACGCCGGCTCCTCCACGGAGTCCCAGGCTCGCCTGCTGCTGTGGTCGGTCGAGCGCCTCATCGGCGGCCTCTCTGACCTCGCGGTCAAGGCCCCGAGCCCCACCCGGTGCCACGTGGTCCTGCCGGGCTCACCCAACCGCGGCACCTTCGGCGGCGACGGCGCTTATGGCGAAGTCAAGGCCGCGCTCGACGCCATCCTGGCCAAGTGGAACGTCGAAGCTGGTTGGCCTGCCGGCGTCACCCTTGCGCAAGCCAAGATCGGCTGGGTCGCAGGCACTCACCTCATGGGCGGCAACGATGTCCTCGTTCCAGCCGCGCAGAAGGCCGGCATCCACGTCTGGTCGCCGGAGGAAATCTCCTCTAAGCTGCTAGACCTAGCTTCCGCCGAGTCCCGCGCCCGCGCCACCGAACGCCCGATCGAGGCAGACCTCACCGGCGGTCTCGAAGGCTTCTCGCTGACCTCCCTAGAGGTCGAGAAGCCTGCTGCGCAGTCCGCTGCAGAGAGTGCCGTCAAGAACACCACCGCCCGCATCAAGGCACTGCCTTCCCCGGCACGCCCGGTGCAGCCGCAGCTGGCTGAGGAACTTGGCGACATCACCACCGACCTCGACGACATGGTGGTCATCGCCGGTATCGGCGAGGTGAGCTCCTGGGGTTCCGGCCGCACCCGCTTCGAGGCCGAGTATGGCCTGCAGCGCGACGGCTCCTGCGAGCTGACCGCCGCCGGTGTCATCGAACTCGCGTGGATGACCGGCCTCATCGCATGGCACGAGGAGCCCACGCCGGGCTGGTTCGTCGGCGAGACTGACGAACAGATTGCGGAAGAGGACATCTACGAGCGTTTCCGCGACGAGGTCGTGGCCCGCGCCGGCATCCGCGAGCTCACCGATAAGTACCACCTGGTTGACCGCGGCTCCATCGACCTGACCACAGTGTTCTTGGACCGCGACATCACCTTCACCGTCGATTCCGAGGCCACCGCCCGCGACATCGCCGAGGCCGACCCAGAGTTCACCAGCATCCGCGAGGCTGACGGCGAGTGGGAGGTCACCCGCCACAAGGGCGCCACCGCAAAGGTGCCGCGCAAGGCCACGCTGACCCGCACCGTGGCCGCGCAGATGCCGGACAACTTCGACGCCGCCCGCTGGGGCATCCCGGACCACATGCTGGACTCCCTCGACCGCATGGCCGTGTGGAACCTGGTCACCGCCGTCGATGCTTTTACCCAGGCAGGCTTTAGCCCCGCCGAGCTCCTGCAGGCCGTCCACCCAGGCCAGGTCGCCACCACGCAGGGAACCGGCATCGGCGGCATGGAGTCCCTGCACAAGGTCTTCGTCTCCCGCTTCTTGGGCGAGGACCGCCCCTCCGACATCCTGCAGGAAGCCCTACCCAACGTCATTGCAGCGCACACCATGCAGTCCTTGGTCGGCGGATACGGCTCGATGATCCACCCCATCGGCGCCTGCGCCACGGCCGCGGTGTCCATCGAGGAGGGCGTCGACAAGATTACGCTGGGTAAAGCCGACGTCGTGGTCGCCGGCGGCATCGACGACGTTCAGGTCGAGTCACTGCAGGGCTTTGGCGATATGAACGCCACGGCGCAGACCTCCGCCATGACCGCGCAGGGCATCGACGAGCGCTTCATCTCCCGCGCCAACGACCGCCGCCGCGGCGGCTTTCTCGAAGGCGAAGGCGGCGGCACGGTTCTGCTCGTGCGCGGTTCGCTGGCGGCCGAGCTCGGCCTGCCGGTGCTCGCCGTGGTCGCCCACGCCGCTTCCTACGGCGACGGCGCCCACACCTCCATTCCGGCTCCGGGCCTCGGCGCTCTGGGCGCCGGTCGTGGTCGAGAGAACTCTCGTCTCGCACGCTCGCTGCGCGGGCTGGGCCTTAGCCCGAACGACGTCACGGTGCTGTCCAAGCACGACACCTCCACCAACGCCAACGACCCGAACGAGTCCGAGCTGCACTCCATCTTGTGGCCAGCTATCGGGCGCGACGCGGATCAGCCGATGTTCGTCATCTCGCAAAAGACGCTCACCGGCCACTCCAAAGCCGGCGCCGCGCTCTTCCAGACCGGCGGGCTCATCGATGTCTTCCGTACCGGGCGCATCCCCGCCAACGTCTCGCTGGACTGTGTCGATCCCCTCATCGCACCGAAGGCGAAGAACCTGGTGTGGCTGCGTTCGCCGCTGGATCTGGCAGCCGCGGGCCGCAGCGTGAAGGCCGCGGCGCTGACCTCGCTGGGCTTCGGACACGTCGGCGCGCTCATCGTGTACGCGCACCCGGGCGTGTTTGAGAAGGCCGTCGCCAAGCAGCGCGGCACTGACGCTGCAGCTGCTTGGCGCGAGCGTGCCGAGCAGCGCCTAGCCGCCGGTCACGCCCGCTTCGAGGCCGGCATGTTGGGCCGCGCGCCGCTCTTCGAGGTCATCGACGGCCGCCGCCTGCCGCACGCCGACGCCAAGGTGATGATTGACGGCTACGGCCTCGTCGACGCCGACAAGGCCGCGGAAATCTCCATGCTCCTCGACGCCGATGCGCGCCTGGGCAGCAACGGTGAATTCCCGAGTGTGTAG
- a CDS encoding Fic family protein, producing the protein MAKTGELEWIPADGSGLSRRAKQGGKYHAFVPDPLASMSLKLPSELSRRIVRIEREIHNLGMRDNTHSLEGVVRLLLRSEAVASSRIEGIAPNSDKVAMAILARESDSEIRGFKESATAVARNVAILDTINADLAYKDELVLDDIVAMQTALVAEKPLQGVRTTQNWIGGSDYHPIDAAFVPPPPVQVPGLLDDLIEYFNGADHAALVQAALVHAQFETIHPFPDGNGRVGRAMIHALLQRRGLTDAAVLPVSMVLATLGDRYVDGLTKFREGDVLAWISFFVKAAQVATTKAAELADSVAALEAEWMDKVNHHRTAQGSKRALKSNSTEFQLLKKLPAMPLVTVPIVKSELGISSTSTARDALDSLTDAGILRKKVIGVGGLLGYFADDVFMLVNDAERQLASTQFNTRLSPPTGRAVPALRDK; encoded by the coding sequence GTGGCAAAGACAGGCGAATTGGAATGGATCCCCGCTGATGGCAGTGGTCTTTCTCGACGCGCCAAACAAGGAGGTAAGTATCACGCTTTCGTTCCCGATCCCCTCGCAAGCATGTCGTTGAAGCTTCCGTCCGAGCTCTCGCGACGTATCGTTCGCATCGAGCGGGAGATTCACAATCTTGGGATGAGAGACAATACCCACTCCCTTGAAGGAGTTGTGCGACTCCTGCTCCGTTCTGAGGCCGTCGCTTCCTCCCGGATCGAGGGAATCGCTCCCAACTCCGACAAAGTGGCCATGGCGATCCTCGCGCGTGAATCAGATTCCGAAATTCGGGGTTTCAAAGAATCCGCAACAGCTGTCGCCCGCAATGTCGCCATCCTCGACACCATCAATGCAGACTTAGCTTACAAAGACGAGCTGGTCCTGGATGACATTGTTGCAATGCAGACAGCGCTCGTTGCAGAAAAGCCTTTGCAAGGAGTACGAACTACTCAAAACTGGATTGGCGGGTCTGACTATCACCCCATCGATGCGGCTTTTGTCCCCCCGCCTCCTGTACAAGTCCCAGGACTCCTCGACGATCTCATTGAATACTTCAACGGGGCAGACCACGCCGCGCTCGTTCAGGCAGCGCTGGTTCATGCACAGTTCGAGACCATCCACCCATTCCCGGATGGGAATGGACGCGTGGGGCGAGCCATGATTCACGCGCTTTTGCAGCGCAGAGGGCTCACCGATGCTGCGGTTCTCCCCGTCAGTATGGTTCTGGCAACGCTCGGTGACCGTTACGTCGACGGACTCACGAAATTCCGCGAGGGTGACGTGCTGGCATGGATCTCTTTCTTCGTCAAGGCTGCACAAGTCGCCACCACCAAAGCAGCTGAACTTGCGGATAGCGTCGCCGCCCTAGAAGCAGAATGGATGGACAAGGTCAATCACCACCGCACTGCGCAAGGAAGCAAGCGCGCATTGAAATCGAATTCGACGGAGTTCCAACTGCTCAAGAAGCTACCTGCCATGCCTTTGGTCACGGTGCCCATCGTGAAGTCCGAGCTGGGGATTTCATCGACAAGCACGGCCCGAGATGCTCTCGATTCACTCACCGACGCTGGCATTCTGCGTAAGAAAGTCATCGGTGTGGGCGGGCTTCTCGGTTACTTCGCTGACGATGTTTTCATGTTGGTCAACGATGCTGAACGCCAACTCGCCTCGACGCAGTTTAATACTCGGCTTTCACCTCCGACCGGCCGAGCGGTTCCAGCCCTTCGCGATAAATAA